The genomic segment GGGCAGCGGCGGCCAGTTCGCCGCCGCGGCCGAAGGCCGGGACTCGGGTGCGGCGGGGACGGCCACCCTCGCCGGGGGCGGGCTCCTCGCGGCGGGCGGGGCCGCCGCACTGCTGCGCGGCCGGCGCCGGCCGGCCGGGCGCCGCTGACCCGACGCCATGACGCGCCGCACCGTGACCGCCGCGCTGGCGGTCTGCTGCGGGCTGAGCGCGATGCTGGCCGGATGGTTCTCGGCCGGCGGCCCGCGGCAGGCCCCGGAGGACGCCGGGGCGCTGCCCTCGGCCGCGTCGGCGCGCTCGGCGAGCGGCGCCGACGCGCCGACCCCGCCGATGGCCGTCCGCGGCCCCGGCGGCTTCCGGGCCCCGCTGGTCCCGGTCGCGGCCGGTGCCGACGGGGCCCTGGCCCTGCGGCCCGACGGACGGACCGGCGGCTGGTGGGCCCTGGGCGCCCCTGCCGGGGCGGCCCGGGGGACGCTCCTGATCGCCGGGCACGTCGACGTGCGGGGAAAGGGGCTCGGGGCGTTCGCCGCGCTGTACCGGCTCGGCCCGGGGGACCGGGTCGAGGTGACGGGCGCGGACGGCCGCGTCCGTCCGTACCGCCTCACCGCCCGTCGCACCTACGCCCGGCAGGCGCTGCCCGCCGACCTGTTCAGCCGGTCAGGGCCGCACCGGCTGGCCCTGGTGACGTGCGCCGGGCGGTACGACCGCGCGACGGGCGGCTACGCGGACAACCTCGTGCTGTACGGGACACCGGTGAAGGGGACGGGGACGCGGGAGCCGCCGGGCAGAGCGGGCGCGGCGGGCTGACCGGACGGGCCGGCCCGGCGTCCCCGTCCCCGCCTCTCCCGCCGCGCCGGTTCGGTGAAGGGGAGACCTTCCGCCCCGGCGGTCTGCCCCGCCGACCCGGCGGGAAACACCCGGACCTCCGGCGTGTGACCGGAATTCCTCGGGGCAACAGACTGTCCAGAGGTCGATAACCGCTGGTGGAACACGCGTCAGCGCCGTCGCGGGGCCCGGACGCCCGTCGTCCGGGCCCCGCCGCGCACAGGCGGGCGTCAGCGCAGATGAAGGTCCGGGGCGAGGAAAGGCGGTTGTCGTGCGCAGTGTGGGTGTCGAGGAAGAACTTCTCCTGGTGAATCCGGAGAACGGGGAAGCGCAGGCGGTGTCCACGGCGGTGCTGGCCGCGGCGTCCCGGAACGGGACGGGGGACGATGTCTTTGAACCCGAACTCCACCGGCAGCAACTGGAGTTCGCGACCCGCCCGCAGACCGACATGGGCGAGCTGTCCGACGAGATCAGGCGCTGGCGGTCCGAGGCGGCGCGGCACGCGGAGCACGTGGGCGCGGCCGTGGTCGCCCTGGCCACGTCCCCCGTACCGGTCAGCCCGGCGATCAACACCGGGGAGCGCTACCAGTGGCTCCAGGAGCAGTTCGGGCTGACCGTCCAGGAACAGCTCACCGGCGGATGCCATGTCCATGTGTCCGTCGAATCCGACGAGGAGGGCGTCGCGGTCCTGGACCGGATCAGGCCCTGGCTGTCCGTGCTGCTCGCGCTCAGCGCCAACTCCCCCTTCTGGCAGGGCAAGGACACCCGGTACAGCAGCTACCGCAGCCGGGTGTGGGGGCGCTGGCCCTCGGCCGGGCCGACGGAGGTGTTCGGCTCCGCCGACCGGTACCACGAGACGGTGGACGCCATGGTCGGCTCCGAGGTGCTCAGGGACAAGGGGATGATCTACTTCGACGCGCGCCTCTCGCACCGCTATCCCACCGTGGAGATCCGGGTCGCGGACGTCTGCCTGGAGTCCGCCACGACGGCGCTCCTCGCCACGCTCGCCCGAGGGCTGGTGGAGACCGCGGCGCGCGAGTGGCGTGCCGGGGAACCGCCCGTCGGCCATGGGACGGGACTGCTGCGGCTGGCCGCCTGGCGGGCCGCGAGGTCGGGTCTTGAGGAGCGGCTGCTGCATCCCGTCACGCTGGCCCCGGAGCCCGCCGAGACGGTGGTGCGCGCGCTCTTCGACCACGTACGGGACGCGCTGGAGGACAGCGACGACGTACTGCCCGCCCAGGAGGCACTGGGGGCGGTGCTCAAGACCGGCAGCGGCGCCCGGATTCAGCGCGAGCTGTTGCAGCGGACCGGAAGCCTGCGTGACGTCGTCACCGAGTGCGTGCGCAGGACTCGCGCGTAACGCTCCCGGGGAAGCGGGGTCCGGGCCGCGTCCCGGGCCCGCCGCGGCCGGCATCCGACTGGAACGCGTCCTGGCGGGTACGCGTGGCGCGTACGCGGACCACCGTGCGTCCGACGGAGGACGCACCGGAGAGAGGAGTGGTTTCACCGTGAGCACCCGAACAGACCGAACGAACCGGATGGACCTGACGGGCCGCGCGGCGGCGGTCGACGGCCCTCCGTCACGGCGCTCCGTGGAGTCCGAGCGGGCCGTACGGACCTGCCGCTCGGCCCTGGAGAGGGGCGCGGGCGCGGCCGAGCGCGGTCCGGAGTCGAACATCTTCCGGGGCGAGGACTGACCGCCCCGGGCACACACCGGTCCGCGCCCCGCGCACACGAGGGCGAGGGCCGCGCCCCGGCCGCCCGGGGGAGCGCCCCGGGCCCGGCCGAGCCCGGTGGAAGCGGCCGGACCGGTCAGCCGCGTGTCACGCGATGCCGTTCGTTCGGCACGCAGTGGGTCATCGTCAGACCGGAGACGTCCCGGGGCGGGTTGTCCCCGAGCCGGGCGAGGCGGGCCCGGTCCTCGTCGGTGAGCGTCTGCCCGACCAGCGGCTCCAGCGCGGCGACGTCCCGGGCACTGATGCCCAGCCCCTCGCCCACCCGCTTCCCCAGCTCGTTCTCGACGAGCAGGAAGTGCCAGACCATGCGCTCCCGCACGGGCCGGTCGCACTGCGAGAGCAGATCCACGAAGTTGCGCACCAGGTCGTCCCGCTCCCACTGCTCCATGAGCAGATAGCGCTGACCGGCCTGCTGGTAGTCGTTGGCCCGGGGGATGCGCCGACGGGTCAGCCGGCCGCGCAGCTCCGGACCCTGCTCGTCGTGCGTCGGGTACTCGCCCTCACGCAGACCGCCGCTGATCGACGGCTCGTAGTTGACCTGCGGGCTGTCGGCCGCCCCGTCCACGTGATAAGTCATCTGGCCGTCGCGCTGGTTGGTGTGCACCCGCGCGTTCTTCGGCTGGTTGACCGGCAGCTGGAGGTAGTTCGCGCCGACCCGGTGGCGCTGGGTGTCGCTGTACGAGAAGGTGCGGCCGACCAGCATCTTGTCGTCGGAGAAGTCCAGACCGTCGACCAGCACCCCGGTGCCGAAGGAGATCTGCTCGTTCTCGGCGAAGTAGTTCTCCGGCATCCGGTCGAGCACCATCCTGCCGACCGGCCGCGGCGGGAAGTCCTGCTCGGGCCAGGTCTTGGTGTCGTCCAGCGGGTCGAAGTCCAGCTCCGGGTGCTCGTCGTCGTCCATCATCTGCACCAGCAGTTCCCACTCGGGGTGGTCGCCCCGGGCCACCGCCTCGTACAGGTCCTTGGTGGCGTGTCCCAGGCCGTCGGCCTGGACCTGGGCGGCGTCCTCCTCGGTCATGCTGCGCACGCCCTGCTTGGGCATCCAGTGGTACTTGACCAGGACGGTCCGGCCCTCGGCGTTGACCCACTTGTAGGTGTTGACCCCGAACCCCTGCATATGACGGTAGTCGGCGGGAATCCCGCGCGGGCCGAACAGATTGACGAGCATGTGCAGGGTCTCCGGGGTCTGCGACATGAAGTCGAAGATCCGGCGGGGCTGCTGCTCGAAGGTGACGGGGTCGGGCTTGAGCGCGTGGATCACGTCGGGGAACTTGATCGCGTCCCGGATGAAGAACACCGCCAGGTTGTTGCCGACCAGGTCCCAGTTGCCGTCCTCGGTGTAGAACTTCACCGCGAACCCCCGCGGGTCCCGGGCCGCCTCCGACGAGTCCCGGCCGCCGATCACCGTCGAGAAGCGGACGGCGACGTCGGTGCGGGCACCGGCCGTCCGGAACAGCTTGGCCCGGGTGTACCGCTCGACGGGTTCGTCGCCCCACCGGCCGTACGCCTCGAAGTAGCCGTACGCCGTTACGCCGCGCGCGTGAA from the Streptomyces sp. AM 4-1-1 genome contains:
- a CDS encoding class F sortase, producing MTRRTVTAALAVCCGLSAMLAGWFSAGGPRQAPEDAGALPSAASARSASGADAPTPPMAVRGPGGFRAPLVPVAAGADGALALRPDGRTGGWWALGAPAGAARGTLLIAGHVDVRGKGLGAFAALYRLGPGDRVEVTGADGRVRPYRLTARRTYARQALPADLFSRSGPHRLALVTCAGRYDRATGGYADNLVLYGTPVKGTGTREPPGRAGAAG
- a CDS encoding glutamate--cysteine ligase, producing the protein MRSVGVEEELLLVNPENGEAQAVSTAVLAAASRNGTGDDVFEPELHRQQLEFATRPQTDMGELSDEIRRWRSEAARHAEHVGAAVVALATSPVPVSPAINTGERYQWLQEQFGLTVQEQLTGGCHVHVSVESDEEGVAVLDRIRPWLSVLLALSANSPFWQGKDTRYSSYRSRVWGRWPSAGPTEVFGSADRYHETVDAMVGSEVLRDKGMIYFDARLSHRYPTVEIRVADVCLESATTALLATLARGLVETAAREWRAGEPPVGHGTGLLRLAAWRAARSGLEERLLHPVTLAPEPAETVVRALFDHVRDALEDSDDVLPAQEALGAVLKTGSGARIQRELLQRTGSLRDVVTECVRRTRA
- a CDS encoding catalase; the encoded protein is MTDVASQGPAPGDDRPVLTNRQGHQVYDNQNQRTVGARGPATLENYQFLEKISHFDRERVPERVVHARGVTAYGYFEAYGRWGDEPVERYTRAKLFRTAGARTDVAVRFSTVIGGRDSSEAARDPRGFAVKFYTEDGNWDLVGNNLAVFFIRDAIKFPDVIHALKPDPVTFEQQPRRIFDFMSQTPETLHMLVNLFGPRGIPADYRHMQGFGVNTYKWVNAEGRTVLVKYHWMPKQGVRSMTEEDAAQVQADGLGHATKDLYEAVARGDHPEWELLVQMMDDDEHPELDFDPLDDTKTWPEQDFPPRPVGRMVLDRMPENYFAENEQISFGTGVLVDGLDFSDDKMLVGRTFSYSDTQRHRVGANYLQLPVNQPKNARVHTNQRDGQMTYHVDGAADSPQVNYEPSISGGLREGEYPTHDEQGPELRGRLTRRRIPRANDYQQAGQRYLLMEQWERDDLVRNFVDLLSQCDRPVRERMVWHFLLVENELGKRVGEGLGISARDVAALEPLVGQTLTDEDRARLARLGDNPPRDVSGLTMTHCVPNERHRVTRG